The DNA region CGCTCCCAGGGCATCGTCTTGATCACCGGGGCCTTCACCGGAGCGGTCTTTGCCGCCCAGACACAGTTTCGCTTCGGCAAGCTGGGGCTTTCGTCCGCCACCGGACCGGTCGTGTCGATCGCCATGCTCCGGGAGCTGGGACCCGTCCTCTGCGCGCTGATGCTTTCCGGGCGCGTGGGATCGGCGATGGCGGCCGAACTCTCGACGATGCGCGTCACCGAGCAGATCGATGCGCTCCGGGCGCTGGCGGTCTACCCGACCCAATATCTAATCGCGCCTCGATTTCTCGCCGTGCTGGTCTCGATGCCCATACTGGTCGCCCTGACGAGTGGAACGGGCATCCTTCTCGGCTACTCCGTTTCGGTCTACCTGCTGGGCGTCGATCCCACGTTCTACTGGGAGAACACGGTCAAGTTTACGAGCGCCAAGGATATCTGGATGGGGGAAATCAAGGCGCTTTTCTTTGCGGTGATCATCGCCTTGATCAGCTGTTACCGCGGCCTCAACTGCCATCTGAGCGCCGAAGGGGTGGGAATCGCAGCGACCGAAGCGATGGTCTTCTCGGCGATCACCGTGTTGATTTCGAATTTCTTTTTTAGTTTCCTCATGAACCTCATCTTGTCTTCGTGATGGTGCTCCGTCTGGTGGAAGTGACCAAGACCCTGGGGAAGCAGCGGGTGTTGGAAGGAGTGTCGCTGGAGGTCGCCCGGGGCGAACGGCTCTGCATCGTCGGGCGGAGCGGGGCGGGAAAGAGCGTCCTTCTGCGATTAATATTGGGATTGATCAAGCCCGATTCCGGGGAAATCTGGTATGGAGATACCGACATGGTGCCGCTTTCCGAGCGGGAGCTGGCTCCTCTGCGGATCGAGATGGGCATGGTCTTCCAGAATGGGGCGCTCTTCGACTTCATGAGCGTGGAGGAGAACGTGGCCTTCCCATTGCGCGAAAGGAGGCTTCCGGAAGCGGAGATCCGCCAGAGGGTCGCCCGGATTCTCGAGCGGCTTTTCCTCAAGGGCCACGAGAAAAAGATGCCGGCGGAGTTGAGCGGCGGAATGCGGAAGCGGGTGGCGCTGGCACGCGCGATCATCTCGCGGCCGAAGCTGGTCCTCTACGACGAGCCGACCACCGGGCTCGATCCTATCGGGTCGGCCGAGATCACCGAGCTGATCCGGTGCCTGAACGAGGAGTTCGGCGCCACGACGATCGTCGTCTCGCACGACATGCGGAGCGTCGAGCAGATCGCGCAGCGGGTCGCCTTTCTCCACGGGGGGCGGATTTACAAGGTTTGCTCGCCGGAGGACTTCCTCTCCTCGAAGGAGCCTGTGGTCAATGCGTTTGTTCACGGGCGGATCGAGGAGTCCGCCCTCGGAACTTGTTGAACTATGGGAACCAAACACGCGGAGTTCCAGGTCGGCTTCTTTCTGCTGACGGGGCTGGTTGTGATCGGCGTCCTGATCGTCCTGTTGGGGCGGTACGGGGAGAAGTTTCGGCCGACCTACGAGATTACCGTCGAATTTCCGAACGCTTACGGGCTGGTGAAAGGGGCACCGGTTCAGTTCGCCGGAGCGCCGGTCGGCCGGGTAGCGGCGAGTCCCTACCCGATTCGCGAGGGAAGGGCGGTGGAAGTCCGGCTCAAGCTCTATGCGGATGCCAAGATCCGGAAGGATGCCCTCTTTCAAATCGTCGACGTCGGCATGCTCGGTGATAAGTCGATCGAGATCACCCCTCGGGGGACCTCGGCGCCCTTTCTCAAAGCCGGGGATCATGTTCGTGGCAGCCGTCAAACGACGATCGTCGATCTGGCCGGAGAGTTCCGGCCGGTGGCGGAGTCGGCCGGGAAGGTCGCCGACGAGATCGGAACCCTGATGGGCCGGATCAACGAAGAGGTGCTCACCCCGGAGGTGGCCGCGGAGATCCGCGCGACGATCAAGGACCTGCACAGCGTCATCGCACGGACCGACCACATCCTCGAAGAAGCGCAATACGGCCGGGGACCGATCTCCCGCCTCCTGAACGACCCCGCCCTCGCCACCGACTTGCGGGACTTCATCTACAACCTCAGGAGAAAAGGGGTTCTTTTCTATTCCGACGTGGCGGGGCGGCAGGAGCAGGAGGGGAAGCCGCTGCCGGTGCCCGCGACCCATCCGGTAAGCGCCCAGCGGCCGGGAACTCGTCCCGCTTCCTCGGGGCACCCATGAGCATGAGCGATCCGCCAGCAAGTGGAACCGGGGCCCGGAATGTCGGAGCGATTCTCGTCGCGGCGGGCCGGAGCCGGCGGATGGGCTTTGACAAGATCTTCCGTCCGTTGACCACGCGAAGCGCCCTTGAGCTCTGTCTGGAAAGGGTTTCGGCCTTTCCGCGTCTCTCCGAGATCGCGGTCGTCGTCGCGCGCCAACGGCTGGAGGATGCCCACCGGCTCCTCTCTCCTCTGGCGCTTCCCGTGCCTATCCGGATCGTGGCAGGGGGAGAGGAACGACAGGATTCGGTCGTGGCGGGCCTCGAGACGCTTTCGCCAAGGTCGGAATTCGCGCTCGTTCACGACGCCGCTCGTCCGTTCGCGACGGTGGAGCTAATGGAAGCGATCTTCACGGTGGCTCAGCGGGAAGGTGCCGCCGCTTGCGGGAATCCGAGTTCGGACACCGTTAAGGAGGCGGACGAGCAAGGGAAGGTCGTGGCGACGCTCGACCGGCGGAGGGTCTGGAACGTGCAGACCCCGCAGGTGTTCCGACGGGAGCTGCTCCAGGAAGCCTATCGAAGACTAAGGGAGAGCGGAAAGATCGCCACGGATGATGCCGCCGCGGTGGAAGCCATCGGTCACCCGGTCCGTTTGGTTGCCTACAGCGGCTTTAACGGGAAGATGACCCGGCCGGAGGACTGGGAACTGGCTCGCCAGCTTCTCCTCGGGAAACGGGTCTTGTAAAGCAGAACCCTCCGGCCAACGAACCGGATGCGTCGCCGCTTTATTTGATCTCCCGGTGAAGCGTGTGCCGACGCAGGAAGGGGTTATACTTCCGGAACTCCAGGCGGCCTGTCTGGAGCTTCTTGTTCTTGGTGCCGAAATACCGCGACGCGGGCTTCTTTTCCGCTTTGGCCTCCGTGCACTCCAAAATGACTTGTTCCCTGGGCATCCTCGCAAGAGAATAAAAAGGGAGAGGGTGGATGTCAACGTGGTTCCCTGCCGTGGGGAGAAAGCCGGCCCTTCGGCCGGAGGAGGGCGGCGCGGGGGCGGATGACTTCCGGCAGCGCTGGATGGTGGTAGTCGGAAAAGCGACTCGCCTCGAAGAGGGCTTGTCCGAGGCTGAGGAGGTCCACCGGATCCGGGTCATCGTCAAGAGGCTCCGCGCATATCTTCGTCTCCTGCGCGGCAGTGTTCCGGAAAAGTTGCTCGTAGAAGAGGATAAGCGCATCAAGCGGATCGCGGTCGGCCTCAGCCCGGCGCGCGATGCGGTCGTCTGCCGCCAAACCGTCGAGTGGCTGGCGGCCAGGGAAAAGAAGGAGAGCCGCCGGGAACGGCTGCGGGCCGTTCTGGCGCGCTTCGCCGATCGGGCCGGAAGCGGTGTGGACCCGCGGAAGATCGCCCGCGCCCGAGCCGTGATCGAGGCGAGCCGCCGGCGGCTGCTCCACTGGATCGAGAAGCGGCCGCCGGAAGAAGAGACGGTCGAAGAACGGCTGAAGAGGGAATACGGGAAGGGCCGACGCGGGATGCGGGACGCCCTCCGGGAAGGCAGCCCGGAGGCTTTTCACCGTTGGCGCAAACGGGTGAAGCGGCTCGGCTACCAAGCGGAAATGTTCAGCGTCCCCTCCCGGCAAAGATTGTCGCGGTTGGAAAAGAGGCTCGTCCGGCTCGGCAGGCTTTTAGGCAGGCTGCAGGATCTGCAGATTCTAAAAAGCCGGATCGAAGCGCTTCCCGGACCGCCGGAGCGGGAGCTCCTCGGACGGATCGACGCCTGGACGGCTCGCTACCGGAAAGAAGCCGAGAGGGAAGGAGACCGCTGCTTTCGGATGCCGAAGAGCGAGTTCCTCTCGCTTTTGCAGTGAAAGGCGCATTTGCGCACCGGACGCAAGGACGCAAGCGGGGGGCGTTCCAAGCCGCGCAGGCTATTCCACTCGGGTCGACACGGGTATTGCGCGGGGGTAGCCCACCCCCGGTTCCCCCCGTGGGGAGTCGGGATACAGGAGGTAGGGCCGGCGTGCTTGCGCGAAGGCCTGTTCGAAACCGCGCCATTGCGCGGCGATCTCTCCCACGCTCCGGCGCCTGTTCAGCTCCGCCAGGATCGAGGAGTTCCCGTAGAGCTTGCAAAGCATCTCCTTGCCGCCGGCCGACGCCGTGCGCAACAGCGCCGGGTGGGAGGCCTGGTTGAGCCGGGAAGCTAGATAGACGCCCAGAGCGGTAAGATTGGTACTGGTCCGAGGGCTGATTTCCAGGCGCACCGCCCCGCCGCATCCTCCGTCGGGAATCGCCTGGACGCCGGCCAAGCCAAGCCGGTTGATCTCGGCGGCGAACGCAAAAGGGTCGACGCCGCGGCTACCCGCGTATTGGAATGGGTAGGCGGACGAGCCTGCCCCCGATTCGGCACCCAGGTCCCCCAGGAAGCCCGTCACCACGTAATAAACAGGGGAGGTCGGCCAAGGGATGTTCGGCGAGGTCTGCACCCAGCGCAGGCCGGTATCCTCCCACAGCATGCTCCGCCGCCATCCCTCCATGGCGATCACCCGGAGGGCGCACCGATGGGGTACCCATCCCTTTGCGTTAGCCATCCGAGCGATCTCTCCGGCGGTCATTCCGTGGACATAGGGGACCGGAATGCGCCCGACGAAGGATTGCCACTGGGGATGGACCGGCGGCCCTTCTACCCTCCGGCCCCCTAGCGGATTGGGCCGGTCGAGGACGAAGAAAGGAATGCCGAGCTCGCCGGCGGCGTCCATGGCTTCCACCATGGTGCTGATATAGGTGTAGCTACGGCAGCCGATGTCTTGCAGCTCGAAGACGAGCGCGTCGAGCCCGGCGAGCATCGATCGGGTTGGGCGGCGCGTGTCCCCATAGAGCGGAAAGACGGGCAGACCCGTCAGCCGGTCGTGAACGAAGGAGACGCGCCTTCCCGCGCGGAGGTCTCCCGAAATCCCATGCTCGGGGGCGAAGAGGCGGACGAGCCGGACTCCCGGGGCGTGCAGCAAGACGAGCCGCGTCGGCCTCCCTGCCGAGTCGACGCTTGCCTGATTGGTGATGAGGCCGACGCGTTTCCCCTGCAAAGGCGCGAAGTGCGTCCGTTCGAGCACGTCGATCCCGAGCAGGACAGGGGCGGCTTCGGCATGCGCCGTCAGGAGGTGGGTGAGGATGAGGGCTAGGAGGAAGGCGGCCTTCTTGACAATCGAGGGTAGCGGGCGACTGCCCGCTCCGGATGCCGCCGACGGGAGCGCCCCGCCAAGCGCTTCGCCCTCGCTCCGTCTCACCAAGCCCGCCTCCTATTCGTTCGAACACCCGCACTGGGCGAGCCGCCCGCGGCGGCGAATCCTCCGATCCTCTCGCCGGGATGTTCGGGGAATGCGCAGATCCTACCTCCCAAGGCCGATGGGAGGCCAGCGCAACTTCGCGGGCTTTTCCGAAGGGCCCGACCGGGTCTTGGGCCGGCATCCGGCTTT from Methylacidimicrobium sp. AP8 includes:
- a CDS encoding ABC transporter permease, which codes for MNLLRHLVNSWVGLFEATGALCFLFADVLYSIFRYRLRWELFFEQIVRIGMRSQGIVLITGAFTGAVFAAQTQFRFGKLGLSSATGPVVSIAMLRELGPVLCALMLSGRVGSAMAAELSTMRVTEQIDALRALAVYPTQYLIAPRFLAVLVSMPILVALTSGTGILLGYSVSVYLLGVDPTFYWENTVKFTSAKDIWMGEIKALFFAVIIALISCYRGLNCHLSAEGVGIAATEAMVFSAITVLISNFFFSFLMNLILSS
- a CDS encoding ABC transporter ATP-binding protein, producing MVLRLVEVTKTLGKQRVLEGVSLEVARGERLCIVGRSGAGKSVLLRLILGLIKPDSGEIWYGDTDMVPLSERELAPLRIEMGMVFQNGALFDFMSVEENVAFPLRERRLPEAEIRQRVARILERLFLKGHEKKMPAELSGGMRKRVALARAIISRPKLVLYDEPTTGLDPIGSAEITELIRCLNEEFGATTIVVSHDMRSVEQIAQRVAFLHGGRIYKVCSPEDFLSSKEPVVNAFVHGRIEESALGTC
- a CDS encoding MlaD family protein, whose amino-acid sequence is MGTKHAEFQVGFFLLTGLVVIGVLIVLLGRYGEKFRPTYEITVEFPNAYGLVKGAPVQFAGAPVGRVAASPYPIREGRAVEVRLKLYADAKIRKDALFQIVDVGMLGDKSIEITPRGTSAPFLKAGDHVRGSRQTTIVDLAGEFRPVAESAGKVADEIGTLMGRINEEVLTPEVAAEIRATIKDLHSVIARTDHILEEAQYGRGPISRLLNDPALATDLRDFIYNLRRKGVLFYSDVAGRQEQEGKPLPVPATHPVSAQRPGTRPASSGHP
- the ispD gene encoding 2-C-methyl-D-erythritol 4-phosphate cytidylyltransferase; its protein translation is MSDPPASGTGARNVGAILVAAGRSRRMGFDKIFRPLTTRSALELCLERVSAFPRLSEIAVVVARQRLEDAHRLLSPLALPVPIRIVAGGEERQDSVVAGLETLSPRSEFALVHDAARPFATVELMEAIFTVAQREGAAACGNPSSDTVKEADEQGKVVATLDRRRVWNVQTPQVFRRELLQEAYRRLRESGKIATDDAAAVEAIGHPVRLVAYSGFNGKMTRPEDWELARQLLLGKRVL
- the rpmG gene encoding 50S ribosomal protein L33 gives rise to the protein MPREQVILECTEAKAEKKPASRYFGTKNKKLQTGRLEFRKYNPFLRRHTLHREIK
- a CDS encoding CHAD domain-containing protein, coding for MSTWFPAVGRKPALRPEEGGAGADDFRQRWMVVVGKATRLEEGLSEAEEVHRIRVIVKRLRAYLRLLRGSVPEKLLVEEDKRIKRIAVGLSPARDAVVCRQTVEWLAAREKKESRRERLRAVLARFADRAGSGVDPRKIARARAVIEASRRRLLHWIEKRPPEEETVEERLKREYGKGRRGMRDALREGSPEAFHRWRKRVKRLGYQAEMFSVPSRQRLSRLEKRLVRLGRLLGRLQDLQILKSRIEALPGPPERELLGRIDAWTARYRKEAEREGDRCFRMPKSEFLSLLQ
- a CDS encoding exo-beta-N-acetylmuramidase NamZ domain-containing protein, which gives rise to MRRSEGEALGGALPSAASGAGSRPLPSIVKKAAFLLALILTHLLTAHAEAAPVLLGIDVLERTHFAPLQGKRVGLITNQASVDSAGRPTRLVLLHAPGVRLVRLFAPEHGISGDLRAGRRVSFVHDRLTGLPVFPLYGDTRRPTRSMLAGLDALVFELQDIGCRSYTYISTMVEAMDAAGELGIPFFVLDRPNPLGGRRVEGPPVHPQWQSFVGRIPVPYVHGMTAGEIARMANAKGWVPHRCALRVIAMEGWRRSMLWEDTGLRWVQTSPNIPWPTSPVYYVVTGFLGDLGAESGAGSSAYPFQYAGSRGVDPFAFAAEINRLGLAGVQAIPDGGCGGAVRLEISPRTSTNLTALGVYLASRLNQASHPALLRTASAGGKEMLCKLYGNSSILAELNRRRSVGEIAAQWRGFEQAFAQARRPYLLYPDSPRGEPGVGYPRAIPVSTRVE